The genomic DNA CGATGCGCTCCGCCTCGGCCGCGCCCACGGGCCTGCCCGTGAGGATCAGGTCGAGCGCCCGGCTCATGCCGATTAGCCGTGCGAGCCTGATCGTCCCGCCGTCGACGAGCGGCACGCCCCACCGGCGGCAGAAGACGCCGAAGGTCGCGGTGTCCTCCATCACGCGGAGATCGCACCAGAGCGCCAGCTCGAGGCCGCCCGCGACGGCGTAGCCCGAGACGGCGGCGAGCACGGGCTTGCCGAGCCGCATCCGCGACGGGCCCATCGGCCCCTCGCCGTAGGGGCGGGGGTATCTCCGCGGAGCCGCGGCGGCGGCCTTCAGGTCGAAGCCCGCGCAGAACGTGCCGCCGGCGCCCCAGAACACGGCGACGCGCGCCGCGCCGTCACGCTCGAACTCGCGGAATGCGGCTCGCAGCGCGGTCGCGGTGGGCGGGTCCACGGCGTTGCGCCGGTCGGGGCGGTCGAGGATGATCGTCGTCACCGGGCCGTTCGTCTCGCGTCGCACCGCCGGTCGCTCCATGGCTTGCGTCCTCCCCGGCGCTCATGGTACACATCCGTCGTCCCTGCGCTGCACGTGATGCCGGAGGGAAGTTTCAACCTCGGGCATACAACGGGAGCTGTGAAAGAGGGTGGTGCGCAAGCCCCTCTCGAAGGGGAAGCCTGAAGCCCTCCGAATAACGGCGCCCACCTGGTCATACCAGGTTCGAAACACCGTCGGCACACGGCAGAGGCGGGGATTTGACTCCTCCGC from Candidatus Methylomirabilota bacterium includes the following:
- a CDS encoding crotonase/enoyl-CoA hydratase family protein, producing MERPAVRRETNGPVTTIILDRPDRRNAVDPPTATALRAAFREFERDGAARVAVFWGAGGTFCAGFDLKAAAAAPRRYPRPYGEGPMGPSRMRLGKPVLAAVSGYAVAGGLELALWCDLRVMEDTATFGVFCRRWGVPLVDGGTIRLARLIGMSRALDLILTGRPVGAAEAERI